The genomic region TGGGTTGCTTTCGTCTTGTGCTCACTTGGGAGCATTGAATACTGGAGTTCAGATGCATAGAATCGCTAGTGAAAAGGGGCTTCTGGGGAATGTTTATGTTGGGAATGCGCTTATTGATATGTATGCTAAATGTGGTAATTTGGATAGTGCTCGTAGTGTGTTTGAGAGGATGCGGAAGCGGGATGTTTTTACTTGGAACTCCATGATTGTTGGGTATGGAGTCCACGGTTGTGGGGATGAAGCAATCTCATTTTTTGGGCGTATGCTGGTGGAAGGAGTCCAGCCGAACTCCATCACATTTCTTGGTTTGTTATGTGGATGCAGTCACCAAGGCTTGGTAGAGAAGGGTGTTGAGTACTTCAATGTGATGATCTCTAAGTTCAATGTTAAGCCTGGAATTAAGCATTACGGGTGCCTGGTGGATCTGTTTGGCAGAGCTGGGATGCTCAAAAAGGCACTTCATGTTATTAGGACTTCGCACGCCCAGGACGATCCAGTCCTTTGGCGGACCCTGCTTGGCTCTTGCAAGATTCATAAGAACGTAGAAATAGGGGAAATTGCCATGAGGAATCTAATCCAGCTAGGGTCATCGAATGCAGGGGACTACGTACTTCTTGCTACAATCTattcaaaagagaaaaatgcAGTTGGTGTTGCAAAGATGAGAAAGTTGATTAAATCCGAGGGAGTAAAGACAACTCCTGGTTGGAGCTGGATTGAAATTGGTGATCAGGTTCACAAATTTGTTGTGGACGACAAGTCACATCCTGACACTAATGAAATTTATTGGAAACTGAGAGCAGTTGTTCATCGAGCTGCTCTGCATGGTTATGTGCAGGAGAAACCTCTTATCACAACTTCTGAGTTTCCCTTCATAGACACAGATTGTTTAGGAACTTCTGCTTCATGTCACAGTGAGAAGCTGGCAATCTCTTTTGGCCTGGCACGAACTCCAGAAGGAACGCCTTTACGAATAGTTAAGAACCTGAGAGTTTGTAGAGATTGCCATTCGTTTACAAAGTTTGTTTCACAAGCTTTCGATCGAGAAATAATTGTTAGGGATCGTGTTCGGTTTCATCACTTCAAGGGTGGATTA from Pyrus communis chromosome 9, drPyrComm1.1, whole genome shotgun sequence harbors:
- the LOC137744044 gene encoding pentatricopeptide repeat-containing protein At3g56550-like, translated to MCQTSKTKAILSLLQGCNSLQRLKKIHAHVITNGLQPHPAISNKLLNFCAVSVSGSLPYAQLLFHHHLQNPQTQDWNSLIRGFSSSPSPLQAIFYYNRMLSSGSDSSPDTYTFSFVLKACDKLKARKKCEEIHGAVVRFGYESDVVVCTNLMRSYAGDGLIESAEKVFDNMPERDLVSWNSMISCYSQKGLHHEALKMYNVMRNENVGLDGFTFVGLLSSCAHLGALNTGVQMHRIASEKGLLGNVYVGNALIDMYAKCGNLDSARSVFERMRKRDVFTWNSMIVGYGVHGCGDEAISFFGRMLVEGVQPNSITFLGLLCGCSHQGLVEKGVEYFNVMISKFNVKPGIKHYGCLVDLFGRAGMLKKALHVIRTSHAQDDPVLWRTLLGSCKIHKNVEIGEIAMRNLIQLGSSNAGDYVLLATIYSKEKNAVGVAKMRKLIKSEGVKTTPGWSWIEIGDQVHKFVVDDKSHPDTNEIYWKLRAVVHRAALHGYVQEKPLITTSEFPFIDTDCLGTSASCHSEKLAISFGLARTPEGTPLRIVKNLRVCRDCHSFTKFVSQAFDREIIVRDRVRFHHFKGGLCSCKDYW